Proteins encoded together in one Psychrobacter sanguinis window:
- a CDS encoding tyrosine-type recombinase/integrase — protein sequence MLSDSKIRKLKPTDKCTPSRPDKYSDQQGLQLLVRSSGTRTWVSAYRFDGKQQKTTLGTYPQMSLAEARVANSDIKALVANGVNPKNKKRQDKLANEQAKMFNDYALEWLEERERNVKPRTYQQDYNRMHKDVLPSFKGIALKDVTFEDCKSMADNIESRAEKGTPPREVTRRTIDLAGNILKRAKRERLIEVNHTEGLKELYPKAKTKHMKHVELSELPKLLQDIEGYHGHEQTRLGMKFLAYSFCRTIELRMMKWEHIDFPNRLWRVDIDNLKIARKHVVPLSDQMLTILEEMRPITGQYEYVFYHTGMHQPYSEEFINNALDILGYAGRQTGHGFRHIASTNLNELGYMGDAIEKQMAHDKKSSIRAVYNHAQHLEERRKIMQVWADFLDLLRDKGEIVDFQTARQQIESSLNNYQYDGLEAIDKRDLIQALINKGMTKIELQKLLQ from the coding sequence ATGTTAAGTGATAGTAAGATCCGTAAGCTTAAGCCAACTGATAAATGCACCCCTTCTCGTCCAGATAAATATAGCGATCAACAAGGCTTACAATTACTGGTACGTAGCTCAGGCACTCGAACATGGGTAAGTGCTTATCGCTTCGATGGTAAGCAGCAGAAGACTACTTTAGGCACATATCCGCAGATGAGCTTAGCAGAAGCTAGAGTAGCTAACTCTGATATTAAGGCTTTAGTAGCTAATGGCGTAAATCCAAAGAATAAAAAACGTCAAGATAAGCTTGCGAACGAGCAAGCTAAAATGTTCAATGACTATGCGCTTGAGTGGTTAGAAGAACGTGAACGAAACGTAAAGCCTCGTACCTATCAGCAAGACTACAATCGAATGCACAAAGACGTGCTACCGAGCTTTAAAGGTATCGCTTTAAAAGATGTGACATTTGAAGATTGTAAGTCGATGGCAGATAACATTGAAAGTAGAGCTGAAAAGGGAACACCACCACGAGAAGTAACCAGACGCACTATTGATCTTGCTGGCAATATTCTTAAAAGAGCTAAGAGAGAACGCCTAATTGAGGTAAACCATACAGAAGGTTTAAAAGAGCTGTACCCAAAAGCGAAGACTAAGCACATGAAACACGTTGAGCTTAGTGAGTTACCTAAGCTCTTACAAGATATTGAAGGCTATCATGGTCATGAACAGACTCGATTGGGCATGAAGTTTCTAGCTTATTCATTCTGTCGTACTATCGAGCTACGTATGATGAAATGGGAGCATATCGACTTCCCTAACCGTTTATGGCGTGTTGATATCGACAATCTTAAAATTGCGCGTAAGCATGTCGTACCACTATCAGATCAGATGCTAACCATATTAGAAGAGATGAGACCCATCACAGGACAATATGAATACGTGTTCTATCACACTGGCATGCATCAGCCGTACAGCGAAGAATTCATTAATAACGCCCTAGATATATTAGGATATGCTGGTAGACAGACCGGACACGGTTTTCGTCATATCGCATCCACTAATCTAAACGAGCTTGGCTATATGGGAGATGCCATCGAAAAGCAAATGGCACATGATAAAAAAAGTAGCATTCGCGCAGTTTATAACCACGCACAGCACTTAGAGGAGCGTCGCAAAATCATGCAAGTATGGGCTGACTTTTTAGACTTATTGAGAGATAAAGGCGAAATTGTAGACTTTCAGACAGCGCGGCAGCAGATTGAGAGTTCGTTAAATAACTATCAATATGATGGTCTTGAAGCAATCGATAAACGAGACCTTATTCAAGCGCTCATTAATAAAGGTATGACGAAGATAGAGCTGCAGAAGCTATTACAATAA
- a CDS encoding DNA/RNA non-specific endonuclease: MFKRTVREGYTIDLLGNAGTPTFIKAIVISFSILFSLTAWANDFRDCGQNFYKATAPDYLEQKLLNNSVPLCFNGFATLYSGLSKTPLWSAEHLTRDRLSQAENIPREDSFHPESRLPSSMRAQLSDYKGSGYDRGHLAPNGDMANVDQQYDSFSLANIIPQSPENNRYLWRNIESVTRYLTKKHGEVYVVTGVVFKGRKISQLNNRVLIPTHVFKAVYIPSTGQAGVYYAPNDDSERVEIISIDELALRSGIDAFPSIAPNAKSEAMPLPVKVGDIADRADQPTDNQSEKPLWYLILIEILRWLADNFLSK; the protein is encoded by the coding sequence ATGTTTAAACGAACAGTACGAGAGGGGTACACAATTGACCTATTAGGAAATGCAGGTACTCCAACCTTCATTAAAGCGATAGTGATCAGTTTTAGTATACTTTTTTCTTTAACAGCCTGGGCCAATGATTTTAGGGACTGTGGGCAAAATTTTTACAAAGCCACAGCCCCAGATTATTTAGAACAAAAGCTCCTAAACAACAGTGTGCCTTTATGCTTTAATGGTTTTGCTACCTTGTATTCGGGGCTATCAAAAACCCCTTTGTGGTCAGCGGAACACTTAACTCGAGATAGGTTGTCTCAAGCAGAAAATATTCCTCGTGAGGACAGTTTTCATCCTGAGAGCCGATTGCCCAGTAGTATGCGAGCGCAGTTGTCAGATTATAAAGGCTCAGGATATGACCGTGGACATCTAGCGCCCAATGGCGATATGGCCAATGTTGATCAACAATATGATAGCTTTAGTTTGGCCAATATTATTCCGCAGTCGCCTGAAAACAATCGTTATCTTTGGCGCAATATTGAGTCTGTCACCCGTTATTTGACCAAAAAACATGGTGAAGTGTACGTTGTTACGGGCGTGGTGTTTAAAGGACGCAAAATTTCGCAATTAAACAACCGTGTATTGATACCAACTCACGTTTTTAAAGCGGTTTACATTCCCTCGACTGGGCAAGCAGGCGTCTATTATGCGCCCAACGATGATAGCGAACGGGTAGAAATTATTAGTATTGATGAGTTGGCACTGCGTTCAGGTATTGACGCATTTCCCTCCATTGCGCCTAACGCGAAATCTGAAGCAATGCCATTACCCGTTAAAGTGGGCGACATTGCAGACAGAGCCGACCAACCAACAGATAATCAAAGTGAAAAACCCTTGTGGTATCTTATTTTAATTGAGATTCTACGATGGTTGGCTGATAACTTTCTTAGTAAATAA
- a CDS encoding DUF2147 domain-containing protein, translating into MKLLNQSILALSALGLATVAMAADPLANTTWQTYDNGQPKALVKITESNGVLTGKIISTNRAEGKKFVGRTVMSGLKAEGAGKYSGGQITDPENNKTYRLTAELKGSDLKLKGHLGPFSRSQVWKKQ; encoded by the coding sequence ATGAAATTATTAAACCAATCTATTTTAGCGCTTTCAGCGTTAGGTCTAGCAACAGTAGCGATGGCTGCTGATCCATTAGCCAATACCACATGGCAAACTTACGATAACGGTCAACCTAAAGCTTTAGTGAAAATCACTGAATCTAATGGCGTATTGACTGGTAAAATCATTTCTACCAACCGTGCCGAAGGTAAAAAGTTTGTGGGCCGTACTGTAATGTCTGGTCTAAAAGCGGAAGGTGCTGGTAAATACAGTGGTGGTCAAATCACTGATCCAGAAAATAACAAAACTTATCGTCTAACTGCGGAATTGAAAGGCAGCGACTTAAAACTTAAAGGTCACTTAGGTCCATTCTCACGTAGTCAAGTTTGGAAAAAGCAATAA
- a CDS encoding neutral/alkaline non-lysosomal ceramidase N-terminal domain-containing protein, with protein MLLVSLCATTLALNSSACLYDPAQSQPDSPQNVAAVDSSVLSSKTASSPSTSPASNYLVGVGKTDITGAAAETGMFGYAVNQVVEGLNDRLYARAFIIAQNDQPEQSRIVYVSADMGAMFVSVKLEVIKRLQAEFGSLYNDDNVMLTATHTHVGNSGFSHQRLYQIASQDDTGAGYSRQNFDAIVDGIVRSIRQAHNRLAPGKLTLAQGKLKGATRNRSLSAYQANPDAKDFDNSVNDVMTQLRLDAADGTPLGLINWFAIHPTSFSNQFSHLSADNKGYAQWGAEAKISQRSNPDFVAAFANADEGDVVAAGGNANSAPGFEGSKDEWQNVIRDGSLQLNKALELWDQGKPVSGPIDTRARWINLAGYEVAPEFTQGAGKQTLCLPARGYSFAPGAENGPSNIPGVYEGMTRKSLRLSDSVNKVDTSLLGTATRSAFGIVSSVSQDDCQAEKPVLLPTGYWGWVNKEQPVQLMRIGNLALIGIPAEPTTMVGRRLREAVGNELATSGVDTLVVAGLANNYSGYLTTREEYAQQHYEGASTEFGPYQANAYLQEYVTLAQAMRDGLAVTSDVTPPDRSKQNFAERPGVSYDDKPAQQQWGQVLQQPNPTYKKGDTVQVVFRGAHPKNNLRTEDSFLIVQRLQQGKWVDYKKDNDFDTTYSWQREKVAYSRVTIDWRIGEDTASGTYRIVHQGDWKNGWDDTITPYKGVSHSFKVE; from the coding sequence ATGCTACTTGTTTCACTTTGTGCCACAACGCTTGCTCTGAATTCAAGTGCTTGCCTTTATGACCCAGCTCAGTCACAACCTGACTCACCGCAAAACGTAGCGGCCGTAGATTCCTCTGTTTTGTCTTCAAAAACTGCCTCTAGTCCCTCAACATCACCGGCATCGAACTATTTAGTCGGTGTGGGTAAAACCGATATAACAGGGGCGGCCGCTGAAACGGGTATGTTTGGCTACGCCGTTAATCAGGTGGTCGAAGGTCTCAATGACCGCTTATATGCCCGTGCTTTTATTATCGCGCAAAATGATCAACCTGAACAAAGCCGTATTGTGTATGTGTCTGCAGATATGGGGGCAATGTTTGTTTCAGTAAAGCTTGAGGTTATCAAACGCCTGCAAGCGGAATTTGGCTCCCTATACAATGACGACAATGTGATGCTAACAGCGACTCATACACACGTTGGCAACTCAGGCTTTTCGCATCAACGACTGTACCAGATTGCCAGTCAAGACGATACAGGTGCAGGGTATAGTCGTCAAAACTTTGACGCCATAGTTGATGGTATTGTACGTTCTATAAGACAAGCCCATAACCGTCTGGCCCCTGGTAAGCTAACCCTAGCTCAAGGTAAGTTAAAAGGCGCTACTCGAAACCGCTCGTTATCCGCCTATCAGGCCAATCCTGATGCCAAAGATTTTGACAACAGTGTTAATGACGTAATGACTCAGTTACGCCTTGACGCAGCAGATGGAACGCCTTTAGGCCTAATTAATTGGTTTGCCATTCATCCTACCAGCTTTAGCAACCAATTTAGCCACTTAAGTGCTGACAATAAAGGTTATGCTCAATGGGGCGCGGAGGCGAAGATAAGTCAACGCTCAAATCCAGATTTTGTGGCCGCTTTTGCTAATGCCGATGAAGGAGACGTGGTCGCTGCAGGGGGAAATGCCAATTCAGCACCTGGCTTTGAAGGCAGCAAAGATGAATGGCAAAACGTGATTCGGGACGGCTCACTTCAGTTAAATAAAGCACTTGAATTATGGGACCAAGGCAAACCAGTGTCTGGCCCTATTGACACTCGAGCACGTTGGATTAATTTGGCAGGCTACGAGGTAGCGCCAGAGTTTACTCAGGGGGCAGGCAAGCAAACACTTTGTCTGCCCGCTCGAGGATATTCATTTGCTCCTGGGGCTGAAAATGGACCGTCTAATATACCGGGTGTCTATGAGGGCATGACTCGTAAAAGCTTACGCCTGAGCGATAGCGTCAACAAAGTAGATACCTCTTTACTGGGTACCGCCACTCGAAGTGCCTTTGGTATAGTGTCGTCGGTTAGCCAAGATGACTGTCAGGCTGAAAAACCGGTACTTCTGCCTACGGGATACTGGGGCTGGGTCAACAAAGAACAGCCAGTACAATTAATGCGCATCGGAAATCTTGCATTGATTGGCATCCCTGCGGAGCCGACCACAATGGTGGGTCGCCGTTTACGTGAAGCGGTAGGCAATGAATTGGCCACATCTGGAGTAGATACCTTGGTAGTGGCAGGACTGGCAAATAACTATAGTGGTTATCTCACTACCCGCGAAGAATATGCTCAACAGCATTATGAAGGCGCGTCTACTGAATTTGGTCCTTATCAAGCCAATGCTTATCTACAAGAATACGTGACTTTGGCCCAAGCCATGCGCGATGGGCTTGCTGTCACTAGTGATGTCACGCCCCCCGACCGCTCTAAACAAAACTTCGCCGAAAGACCGGGTGTGTCGTATGATGATAAACCTGCACAGCAGCAGTGGGGACAAGTATTACAACAGCCCAATCCAACTTATAAAAAGGGCGATACGGTACAAGTGGTTTTTCGAGGCGCCCATCCTAAGAACAACCTTAGAACCGAAGACAGCTTTTTAATTGTTCAGCGTTTACAACAAGGAAAATGGGTCGACTATAAAAAAGACAACGATTTTGACACTACCTATAGTTGGCAACGTGAAAAAGTGGCGTATAGTCGCGTTACTATCGACTGGAGAATTGGTGAGGACACTGCTTCTGGCACTTATCGTATTGTGCATCAAGGTGACTGGAAAAATGGTTGGGACGATACGATTACCCCATATAAAGGCGTTTCTCACTCTTTTAAAGTAGAGTAA
- a CDS encoding YchJ family protein, with amino-acid sequence MVSQVCPCRIIPDNLTESSVSNLAGSLAEDQVRIAYSDCCQPLHQGVKIADSSEALMRSRYSAFVKVLPDYIIETTVPAQQSLLDRQAIKEWAEQTNWAGLQIIDHNPKVSKRHSQVEFKAYYHDDQLGSPRLSAHHELSTFVKTAPHNSQAHQQNSKTVWYFLDPTTDLNVTQKQPCICGSGERFKRCCGQFL; translated from the coding sequence ATGGTATCCCAAGTTTGTCCTTGTCGTATTATTCCCGATAATCTGACTGAATCCAGTGTGTCGAATCTGGCAGGTAGCCTAGCTGAAGACCAAGTCAGAATCGCTTATAGTGACTGTTGCCAACCGCTGCATCAAGGGGTGAAGATTGCCGACAGCAGCGAAGCATTAATGCGGTCGCGTTATTCTGCATTTGTTAAAGTATTACCGGACTATATTATTGAGACAACCGTACCAGCTCAGCAGTCTTTACTTGATAGACAAGCCATTAAAGAGTGGGCGGAGCAGACAAATTGGGCAGGGCTGCAAATTATTGATCACAATCCCAAAGTGAGTAAACGACATTCTCAGGTTGAATTTAAAGCTTATTATCATGACGATCAGTTAGGCAGTCCAAGACTGTCGGCTCATCATGAGCTATCCACTTTTGTGAAGACTGCCCCTCATAATTCGCAAGCACATCAACAGAACTCCAAGACAGTTTGGTATTTTCTAGACCCGACTACTGATCTTAATGTGACTCAGAAACAGCCGTGTATTTGCGGTTCAGGAGAGAGGTTCAAGCGCTGCTGTGGCCAGTTCTTATAA
- a CDS encoding class II glutamine amidotransferase, producing the protein MCQLLGMNANTPTDIGFSFTGFHNRGGKTDHHSDGFGIAFFEPSACETSDQAPTLNRSRGLRVFHDDKPSFRSPVAELVKNYPIKALNVVAHIRKATQGTNCLANTHPFVREVWGEQWVFAHNGQMNEGFIKRCQRLQDNGNSEYCRPVGTTDSETAFCYLINRLKSTYKQRPSDQELFKFLTTQCRYLAANGLFNCLLSNGDWQLAYANSLLFYLTRKAPFGEAKLADDDLSINFSDVTTDKDKVSIIVTVPLTENEAWQQLAVNECLVFRDGDIVFRDTPSLRKYLTIEEGIAIAREVGASL; encoded by the coding sequence ATGTGTCAATTATTAGGTATGAATGCCAATACGCCGACAGACATTGGCTTTAGTTTTACCGGGTTTCATAATCGTGGCGGCAAAACAGACCATCATAGTGATGGCTTTGGCATTGCTTTTTTTGAGCCAAGTGCTTGTGAAACCTCTGACCAAGCCCCTACGCTAAACCGTAGCAGAGGACTTAGAGTCTTTCATGATGATAAGCCTAGCTTCCGTTCACCAGTTGCAGAACTGGTAAAGAACTACCCGATTAAAGCTTTAAACGTGGTGGCCCATATTCGTAAAGCGACTCAAGGCACCAATTGCTTGGCTAATACCCACCCTTTCGTACGCGAGGTTTGGGGTGAGCAGTGGGTATTTGCCCATAATGGACAAATGAATGAGGGCTTTATCAAGCGCTGTCAGCGTTTACAAGACAATGGCAACAGCGAGTATTGTCGCCCTGTCGGCACCACAGACTCAGAGACAGCTTTTTGCTATTTGATCAATCGCTTAAAGTCCACTTATAAGCAGCGCCCCTCAGATCAAGAGCTGTTTAAGTTTCTCACCACACAATGCCGATATTTGGCAGCTAATGGGTTATTCAACTGTTTATTGTCTAATGGTGACTGGCAGTTGGCATATGCCAATTCGTTGCTGTTCTATTTAACCCGTAAGGCACCTTTTGGAGAAGCCAAACTTGCCGATGATGACTTATCCATTAACTTTAGTGATGTGACCACGGACAAAGACAAAGTCAGTATTATTGTCACTGTGCCTCTGACTGAAAATGAGGCTTGGCAACAGTTGGCCGTTAATGAGTGTTTGGTATTCCGTGATGGAGATATCGTGTTTAGAGACACTCCTAGCCTGCGCAAATACTTGACCATTGAAGAGGGTATCGCTATTGCCAGAGAAGTGGGCGCTAGCTTATAA
- a CDS encoding putative signal transducing protein encodes MNNQVDDWQKLGSYDTNIQAELHANLLKNNDIQVSLQALSAIPGMNSGAVLWVQKQDFDKAQQILDSIEVTPDADFD; translated from the coding sequence ATGAACAATCAAGTTGATGATTGGCAAAAGCTAGGAAGTTATGATACCAATATCCAAGCAGAATTACATGCCAACTTACTAAAAAACAATGACATTCAAGTATCATTGCAAGCATTAAGTGCCATTCCAGGTATGAACTCGGGAGCGGTACTGTGGGTTCAAAAGCAAGATTTTGATAAGGCTCAGCAAATTCTAGACAGTATTGAAGTTACTCCAGATGCTGACTTTGATTAA